A genomic stretch from Rhodothermales bacterium includes:
- a CDS encoding flippase-like domain-containing protein, with translation MIQTAISHSNSRSVVGTVFRVVLAAAAIGFVATRVDVSTIVATLRQADTTWIILAALLLPVNLGLEAMTWYPVLRRVATRAGRGETCLAVLSGYPLGMFTPARVGELAGRALSIREGDRTQIAVSAAVARLADLVVVFVAGTATLIVGLWTGSLHFNGAIALAGVSAAASILTTSVILAPGVIARLASRLHVLRRLEDKLEFLSELPLPVMAQVLGYAALRLVVYAGQFVFLSFAFSSGGHPGLTWMAVLLTLHAKSIIPPITFLDLGIREGAAAFFFGHLGLSAATGFSAALMLFVINLVLPALLGTPLISRYRLRSAAVANESSPHLVEKDK, from the coding sequence TTGATTCAGACGGCCATTTCCCACAGTAATTCCAGATCGGTCGTTGGTACTGTATTCAGAGTCGTGCTCGCGGCGGCTGCGATAGGGTTTGTAGCAACGCGGGTCGACGTCTCCACCATTGTTGCCACGTTGCGACAGGCCGATACGACGTGGATCATCCTGGCAGCACTACTGCTGCCCGTCAATCTGGGGCTGGAGGCCATGACGTGGTATCCGGTTCTGCGTCGTGTCGCGACTCGGGCAGGTCGCGGCGAGACATGCCTGGCGGTGCTCAGCGGGTACCCGCTCGGGATGTTCACGCCGGCACGTGTCGGCGAACTGGCGGGACGCGCTCTTTCGATTCGTGAGGGTGACAGGACGCAAATCGCCGTGAGCGCGGCGGTCGCACGGCTTGCAGACCTCGTTGTCGTGTTTGTCGCTGGAACCGCCACGCTCATCGTGGGGCTGTGGACCGGGAGCCTGCACTTCAACGGTGCAATCGCTCTGGCAGGCGTCTCCGCTGCCGCCTCGATTCTCACGACTTCCGTCATACTTGCGCCGGGTGTGATCGCGCGGCTTGCCAGTCGCCTGCACGTCCTCCGGCGATTGGAGGACAAGCTCGAGTTCCTGTCGGAATTGCCGCTGCCCGTCATGGCTCAAGTGCTCGGATATGCTGCTCTCCGACTCGTGGTCTACGCCGGACAGTTTGTATTCCTTTCGTTCGCCTTCTCGTCGGGAGGACATCCTGGACTCACGTGGATGGCGGTGCTGCTGACGTTGCACGCCAAATCCATCATTCCGCCGATCACATTCCTTGACCTGGGAATCAGAGAAGGAGCAGCAGCCTTCTTCTTCGGCCATCTCGGCCTGAGCGCAGCGACGGGCTTCAGCGCAGCCCTCATGCTGTTCGTGATCAATCTTGTTCTGCCGGCACTTCTCGGGACGCCGCTCATATCGCGATATCGACTTCGCTCCGCCGCAGTCGCTAACGAATCCTCGCCGCACCTCGTGGAGAAAGACAAGTGA
- a CDS encoding gamma carbonic anhydrase family protein yields the protein MVEPFLGIHPRLDESNFIAPSATVIGDVTVGRESSIWFGAVLRGDVNWIRIGECSNVQDNAVVHVTNRTAPTEIGSYVTIGHQAVVHGCTVHDRVLLGIGCVILDGAEIGSDTMVGAGAVVTPMTVIPPGSLVVGVPAKVIRPLSEEEKAGIRRNAENYVRYSRIYLGLERPDRNPFYESTGVPHEFRADGLSTSGPGQRGG from the coding sequence ATGGTTGAACCGTTTCTCGGCATACATCCGCGACTCGACGAGTCGAATTTCATCGCTCCATCGGCAACCGTCATCGGCGACGTAACGGTTGGACGTGAGTCCAGCATCTGGTTTGGAGCCGTGCTGCGTGGAGACGTGAACTGGATCCGGATCGGCGAGTGCTCAAACGTTCAGGACAACGCGGTGGTGCACGTGACAAACCGCACCGCGCCGACGGAAATCGGCTCGTACGTTACAATCGGGCATCAGGCGGTCGTTCATGGGTGCACAGTCCACGACCGGGTCCTGCTTGGTATTGGATGTGTGATTCTTGATGGCGCCGAAATCGGCTCCGATACGATGGTAGGAGCTGGGGCGGTGGTCACTCCGATGACTGTCATTCCTCCGGGCTCACTCGTTGTCGGCGTGCCGGCGAAGGTCATCCGACCGCTATCCGAAGAGGAGAAGGCGGGAATCCGACGGAATGCCGAAAACTATGTGCGCTACAGCCGGATATATCTTGGTCTGGAGCGGCCTGACCGGAACCCGTTTTACGAATCGACGGGGGTTCCGCATGAGTTCAGAGCCGACGGCCTTTCCACTTCAGGTCCGGGGCAACGAGGAGGCTGA
- a CDS encoding glycosyltransferase produces the protein MLILLLVATAAYLATALMAVVLLGRKIIPRDAIGDAVLPHVAVVVAARDEEKILPVCLDALLAQDYPADRLRIVVVNDYSEDGTSGVAHEFAQRDGRIRVVDSATAGLQPGKAAALAAGIESTLAGVILTTDADCTAPSHWVRSMAQHLTRAGVGAIGGPTTVSGQSLQDKTQTIDWMLLLAVAGASSHAGRPITAMGLNMGFQRKPYDLLGGYESFSRSPTEDYELFRAIDGLPGYRSRLVVDPALLMVTQPVDTLREAFSQRRRWARGGLRASPSTYGLYILAWSANALPILLLFFEPVPALICCLMKLAGDAAVISRFARRIRTSVPWRAFIPFELFLTAYVVLMPVSLLVAPDLKWKGRRL, from the coding sequence ATGCTGATCTTGCTGCTTGTCGCGACCGCGGCATACCTCGCGACTGCGCTGATGGCTGTAGTCCTTCTTGGCCGGAAGATCATACCCCGCGACGCCATCGGGGATGCGGTCCTGCCTCACGTTGCCGTCGTTGTCGCGGCACGAGATGAGGAGAAGATTCTCCCCGTTTGTCTGGACGCTTTGCTGGCCCAGGACTACCCGGCTGACCGGTTGCGGATCGTTGTAGTCAACGACTATTCCGAAGATGGCACGTCCGGTGTCGCGCACGAATTCGCCCAGCGCGATGGGCGAATCCGAGTTGTCGATTCAGCCACCGCCGGCCTGCAGCCCGGCAAGGCCGCCGCCCTTGCGGCAGGCATCGAGTCGACATTGGCAGGAGTCATCCTCACTACGGATGCAGACTGCACAGCTCCGAGCCACTGGGTGCGGTCCATGGCGCAGCATTTGACCCGAGCTGGCGTCGGGGCGATTGGCGGGCCGACAACGGTTTCCGGCCAGTCTCTCCAGGACAAGACTCAGACGATTGACTGGATGCTGCTTCTCGCCGTTGCAGGAGCATCGTCTCACGCCGGCCGTCCGATCACGGCGATGGGGCTCAACATGGGCTTCCAACGAAAGCCGTATGATCTACTGGGCGGCTACGAGTCCTTTTCCAGAAGCCCCACTGAAGACTACGAATTGTTTCGAGCAATCGACGGGCTGCCCGGCTATCGGTCCCGATTGGTCGTCGACCCCGCGCTCCTCATGGTCACGCAGCCGGTAGACACGCTCAGGGAGGCGTTCTCACAGCGGCGACGCTGGGCACGGGGCGGCTTGCGCGCATCGCCGTCCACGTACGGCCTGTACATCCTGGCGTGGTCCGCAAACGCTCTGCCCATTCTGCTCCTCTTCTTTGAGCCCGTGCCCGCTCTCATCTGCTGCCTGATGAAGTTAGCCGGGGATGCAGCGGTGATTTCCAGATTTGCCCGGCGCATTCGAACAAGCGTACCCTGGAGAGCTTTTATCCCCTTCGAGCTATTCCTGACGGCATACGTCGTATTGATGCCCGTCAGCCTCCTCGTTGCCCCGGACCTGAAGTGGAAAGGCCGTCGGCTCTGA
- the mutS gene encoding DNA mismatch repair protein MutS: MEPAETTQRASGHTPLMRQYFRIKERHPGAILLFRMGDFYETFDTDAVKVSQLLGITLTRRSNGKAADVPLAGFPHHALDTYLPRLVRAGERVAICEQLEDPSKTKKIVKRDVIEVVTPGVSFRDQLLEPNQSNYLASVCWSRRKDRNDVGFAFVDISTGEFGVTEVPAEQLSEMIESISPSEILVEKSFSASVEMVRNTEALVTTVDDWVLSFDYAYEVLVEHFGTHSLKGFGVDDLELGIRAAGAALHYLGETQKGAVPHIRHLSRYSSQDYMLLDPQTRRNLELVASMYGPGSEGSLIGILDRTQTPMGARLLRKWILRPLTDVSHITERLDAVDALYEREKVRSGLHIELASVGDLERLAVRASTGRASPRELSEVARALARIPAVTSLLNDVNNDAIAEICGSLDPCSDLVEHIAEVLAEDLPASAADGGVIRVGHNAELDELREMARSSKEWLARLQAREATRTGITSLKIGFNRVFGYYLEITNTHKDKVPDDYIRKQTLVNAERYITPELKEYEERILTAEERTLALETELFSQLRSHVAGHTEVLQRNAQLLARLDCLFSLAEVARQNQYAKPEIDDSLALDICEGRHPVVEQLLPLGEPFIPNDTFADPGTEQILVITGPNMAGKSVALRQVGLIVLMAQVGSFVPAKSAKIGVVDRIFTRVGASDNLAAGESTFLVEMNETANILNNATRRSLILLDEVGRGTSTFDGLSIAWALVEYLHEHEHVAARTLFATHYHELNELADKLDRVRNYRVQVKEHDGKVIFLRKLVAGGADHSYGIEVARMAGLPAELIRRARSILQTLESQHLRPGTKVELGGTDAVDSRDQDEDPRSESDRRSTEIADEVRSVDLDRMTPVEALMKLADLRDRARQS; encoded by the coding sequence ATGGAACCGGCCGAGACGACGCAGCGCGCCTCGGGCCATACGCCTTTGATGCGGCAATACTTTCGTATCAAGGAGCGCCATCCCGGTGCTATCCTCCTTTTCCGGATGGGCGACTTCTACGAGACCTTCGACACGGACGCAGTGAAGGTCAGTCAGCTCCTGGGCATAACGCTCACTCGGCGCTCGAACGGCAAGGCGGCCGACGTGCCATTGGCGGGCTTTCCCCACCATGCCCTCGACACGTATCTCCCGCGGCTCGTACGTGCTGGAGAGCGTGTTGCTATCTGCGAGCAGCTCGAGGATCCTTCCAAAACGAAAAAGATCGTCAAGCGTGACGTGATCGAAGTGGTTACGCCGGGCGTGTCGTTCCGTGATCAACTGCTTGAGCCCAACCAGTCCAATTATCTCGCGTCCGTGTGCTGGTCGCGTCGGAAGGACAGAAATGATGTCGGTTTTGCCTTTGTTGACATCTCAACGGGTGAATTCGGTGTGACGGAAGTTCCAGCGGAGCAGCTCTCCGAGATGATCGAGTCCATTTCACCCTCCGAAATCCTCGTTGAGAAGTCGTTTAGTGCATCGGTCGAAATGGTTCGCAACACCGAGGCCCTCGTGACGACAGTCGACGATTGGGTTCTTTCGTTTGACTATGCGTACGAGGTGCTTGTCGAGCACTTCGGAACGCATTCTCTGAAGGGATTCGGGGTCGATGATCTGGAACTGGGAATCCGTGCCGCCGGAGCCGCGCTTCACTATCTGGGCGAAACGCAGAAGGGCGCCGTGCCCCATATCAGGCACCTCTCGCGGTACTCGAGCCAGGACTACATGCTGCTCGATCCTCAGACCCGCAGGAATCTCGAACTCGTTGCCTCGATGTACGGACCGGGAAGCGAGGGCAGCCTCATCGGGATCCTGGACCGCACCCAGACGCCCATGGGAGCGAGATTGCTGCGCAAGTGGATACTGCGCCCGTTGACAGATGTCTCGCACATCACTGAACGACTGGATGCCGTCGACGCACTGTACGAACGGGAAAAGGTCCGGTCAGGGCTTCATATAGAATTGGCGTCGGTCGGGGATCTCGAGAGGTTGGCGGTGCGCGCCAGTACCGGACGCGCCAGTCCGCGCGAACTGAGCGAGGTGGCCCGTGCCCTGGCCCGGATCCCGGCGGTGACGTCGCTGCTGAACGACGTGAATAACGACGCCATTGCAGAGATCTGCGGTAGTCTCGATCCGTGCAGCGACCTCGTCGAACATATCGCGGAAGTGCTTGCTGAAGATCTGCCCGCCTCTGCGGCCGACGGAGGCGTCATCCGGGTCGGACACAACGCGGAACTCGATGAGCTCCGGGAGATGGCGCGTTCCAGCAAGGAATGGCTCGCAAGACTTCAGGCCCGAGAGGCGACGAGAACCGGTATCACTTCACTGAAGATCGGATTCAACCGAGTGTTCGGGTACTACCTCGAGATCACGAACACGCACAAGGACAAGGTCCCGGATGACTACATCCGCAAGCAGACTCTTGTCAATGCAGAGCGGTACATCACGCCCGAGCTCAAGGAGTATGAAGAGAGGATTCTAACGGCGGAGGAGAGAACCCTTGCGCTCGAGACAGAGCTGTTCTCTCAATTGCGATCACACGTGGCAGGACATACAGAGGTTCTTCAGCGCAACGCACAACTCCTGGCCCGCCTGGATTGCCTCTTCAGTCTGGCAGAGGTCGCCCGACAGAATCAGTATGCGAAACCGGAGATCGATGATTCGCTTGCCCTCGATATCTGCGAAGGCCGCCATCCTGTAGTCGAGCAGTTGCTGCCGCTCGGCGAGCCGTTCATTCCAAATGACACGTTCGCCGATCCGGGTACCGAGCAGATTCTCGTGATCACGGGGCCAAATATGGCAGGGAAGAGCGTCGCGCTCCGCCAGGTCGGCCTCATCGTGCTCATGGCACAGGTGGGATCTTTCGTGCCGGCGAAATCGGCGAAGATCGGTGTGGTGGATCGGATTTTCACACGCGTCGGCGCATCCGACAATCTCGCCGCAGGAGAGAGTACGTTTCTCGTAGAGATGAACGAGACGGCGAACATCCTGAACAATGCGACACGGCGGTCACTGATTCTGCTGGACGAGGTGGGTCGTGGCACGAGCACGTTCGACGGTCTTTCTATCGCGTGGGCACTTGTTGAATATCTGCATGAACACGAACACGTCGCAGCGCGCACGCTGTTTGCAACGCACTATCACGAGCTCAATGAGCTGGCTGACAAACTCGATCGAGTACGGAACTACCGCGTGCAGGTCAAGGAGCACGATGGCAAAGTCATCTTCTTGCGGAAGCTTGTAGCGGGAGGCGCGGACCACTCCTACGGCATCGAGGTTGCGCGGATGGCCGGACTTCCGGCGGAGTTGATTCGCCGTGCAAGGTCAATTCTGCAGACGCTGGAAAGCCAGCACTTGCGGCCTGGGACAAAGGTGGAATTGGGCGGAACCGACGCGGTTGATTCGAGGGATCAGGATGAGGACCCGCGTTCAGAAAGTGACCGCCGTTCAACGGAAATTGCCGACGAAGTCAGGAGTGTGGATCTGGACCGTATGACACCTGTCGAGGCATTGATGAAGCTCGCTGATCTACGTGATCGAGCACGGCAATCTTGA
- a CDS encoding methyltransferase domain-containing protein has translation MPDLRYRASSEEMMDDPTVSIEILEKALLELPRINRWLGGYRATLRTLDAYWRVARPTTLRVLDVGTGIGDYAVRIVEWGLLRGIDIHLTALDLNPDTIRFARRTAELNLPPAVRSRIEFTEGDALNLDWPPASFDICTSALFFHHLSEEDCASVLEQMLLLSSAGVIVNDIQRNVIAYYGILLATRVLPFSTMVRHDAPVSVRRAFHRSEIEAFGIQAGLSQPTVRWHWAFRWILTNLPQR, from the coding sequence ATGCCGGACCTTCGATACCGCGCCTCGAGCGAGGAAATGATGGACGACCCCACGGTCTCCATAGAGATCCTCGAGAAAGCCCTCCTTGAACTGCCTCGGATCAACCGTTGGCTCGGAGGCTACCGGGCGACACTGCGAACACTGGACGCCTACTGGCGGGTCGCCAGGCCGACGACGCTCCGCGTTCTTGACGTGGGAACTGGCATCGGTGACTATGCTGTACGCATTGTCGAATGGGGACTGCTGCGAGGAATTGACATTCATCTGACTGCGCTGGATCTGAATCCCGACACCATCCGGTTCGCGCGGCGCACAGCCGAGTTGAATCTCCCTCCGGCCGTTCGCTCACGTATCGAGTTTACAGAAGGCGATGCACTCAATCTTGACTGGCCACCCGCGTCGTTTGATATCTGTACGTCCGCACTATTCTTTCACCATCTCAGTGAGGAGGACTGTGCGTCCGTGCTGGAGCAAATGCTGTTGCTGTCGTCAGCGGGCGTAATTGTCAATGACATCCAGAGGAATGTAATCGCCTATTACGGGATCCTCCTTGCAACCAGAGTATTGCCATTCTCCACGATGGTTCGACATGATGCGCCGGTCTCGGTTCGGCGCGCATTTCATCGATCTGAGATAGAAGCGTTCGGCATCCAGGCCGGCCTGTCGCAGCCGACGGTCCGCTGGCACTGGGCGTTCAGGTGGATTCTGACTAACCTTCCGCAGCGCTGA
- a CDS encoding NAD(P)/FAD-dependent oxidoreductase, translating into MQYDAVVIGAGPAGSSAAIALARTGASVCLVDKDSFPRHKLCGEFLSGDGTAHLRQLDVEEGLLAAGAVPVNRCLVSSVDGVTFDASLPGKPLSISRLLFDETLIKEAERSGVTARLGMEATAVTGTLSDGFQIHVANEVLEARVVLCAFGRSSSLERKLGRTTTNADADPLVAFKAHYEGPFDSGVVELHSFRGGYCGIQRIERGLVNVCWIARASILRTAGGKPNDMIEAVFPENDLLADRLSALERVNDGFLAVSQLNFRPRTAIEGDLLFVGDSAGMIAPMCGDGMSMAISGGVHVARLVEAYLGARLDADQMKEQYRVGWRRTYRTRMWIGRYLHLGYERTSVSRMGIGLCARFPAVGDWLIRATRG; encoded by the coding sequence ATGCAGTACGACGCAGTAGTGATTGGCGCCGGCCCTGCCGGCAGTTCTGCGGCGATTGCGCTGGCGAGGACAGGTGCAAGTGTGTGCCTCGTGGACAAGGATTCCTTTCCGCGGCACAAGCTGTGCGGCGAGTTTCTGTCCGGTGATGGAACGGCGCATCTTCGGCAACTCGATGTGGAGGAGGGCCTTCTGGCGGCAGGAGCCGTCCCCGTCAATCGATGCCTCGTGTCGTCGGTCGATGGTGTGACCTTCGACGCCTCACTTCCGGGAAAACCGCTGTCAATCAGTCGATTGCTGTTCGACGAGACATTGATCAAGGAGGCGGAACGGTCGGGAGTGACAGCCCGGCTCGGCATGGAGGCCACTGCTGTTACAGGTACCCTTTCTGACGGCTTCCAGATTCACGTCGCCAACGAAGTGCTTGAGGCCAGAGTGGTCCTCTGCGCGTTCGGCCGGTCGAGCAGTCTCGAAAGGAAACTCGGGAGGACAACGACGAACGCAGACGCTGATCCGCTGGTCGCGTTCAAGGCGCACTATGAAGGCCCGTTTGATTCGGGCGTCGTCGAGCTTCATTCCTTCCGTGGAGGCTATTGCGGAATACAACGCATAGAGCGTGGCCTCGTCAATGTGTGCTGGATCGCCCGGGCCAGCATCCTCCGGACTGCAGGCGGCAAACCGAACGACATGATTGAGGCCGTATTTCCCGAGAACGATCTGCTGGCCGATCGGCTATCCGCTCTTGAGAGAGTGAACGACGGATTTCTTGCCGTAAGCCAGTTGAACTTTCGACCGCGCACGGCGATTGAGGGTGACCTTCTTTTCGTGGGGGATAGCGCCGGTATGATCGCACCCATGTGTGGTGACGGTATGTCGATGGCGATCTCGGGAGGCGTGCATGTGGCCCGGCTCGTCGAGGCCTATCTGGGTGCGCGCCTTGACGCAGACCAGATGAAGGAGCAATACAGGGTTGGCTGGCGGCGGACATATCGCACGCGAATGTGGATCGGCAGATACCTTCACCTGGGATACGAGCGGACATCAGTGAGCCGGATGGGTATCGGGCTGTGTGCTCGATTTCCAGCCGTCGGCGATTGGCTGATCCGCGCCACGCGCGGCTGA
- a CDS encoding polysaccharide deacetylase family protein produces the protein MRSRRRQRLEYLIAAYGPSLAKNIHVDLIWRIECGDEPSLYLTFDDGPTRHLTPRILDVLDRYDVPATFFLLGKHLAGSPEAVKSIEDGGHRIGLHGFDHLDAWSVDLPTILADLNRGFSVLSSQVSSPLRFFRPPYGRFRKGTRRWARENELAIVMWDVMPGDFMAGVSAGKIVSRVIRRVRNGSIIVLHDSWNPHVVQNTVASLKAMLPILKDEGWRFEIL, from the coding sequence ATGAGAAGTAGACGACGTCAGAGGCTGGAGTACTTGATCGCGGCGTATGGTCCCTCGCTGGCGAAGAATATTCACGTCGATCTCATCTGGCGAATCGAATGCGGTGATGAGCCCTCGCTCTATCTCACCTTTGACGACGGCCCGACGCGTCATTTGACGCCTCGCATCCTTGACGTGCTCGACAGATACGATGTCCCCGCTACGTTCTTTTTGCTGGGGAAGCACCTTGCCGGTTCGCCCGAGGCTGTCAAGAGTATCGAGGATGGCGGTCATCGAATCGGCCTTCACGGATTCGACCATCTGGATGCGTGGAGCGTAGATCTCCCCACTATTCTTGCTGACCTTAACCGGGGGTTTTCCGTTCTTTCCTCGCAGGTATCAAGTCCGCTTCGATTTTTTCGGCCTCCCTACGGTCGTTTCCGAAAGGGGACGCGTCGATGGGCCAGGGAGAATGAACTTGCGATCGTGATGTGGGACGTGATGCCCGGTGACTTCATGGCTGGTGTGTCAGCAGGAAAGATTGTTTCTAGAGTCATCCGGCGTGTGCGAAACGGATCCATCATCGTCCTCCATGACAGCTGGAACCCTCACGTCGTGCAAAACACGGTTGCGTCCCTCAAAGCGATGCTTCCGATATTGAAAGATGAAGGGTGGCGGTTTGAGATCCTCTAA
- a CDS encoding glycosyltransferase, which translates to MNVTAGLIILMALVALLYAAGIEWLASGTRSVLRQAGSSTWRPLVSVIIAARNEETSIESCLTSVLVNDYPDFEVIVVDDGSTDATPGIIQSIASRSSGVGNRLKLVRSNPVGRGSGKVAALARGIEESSGEVLVTLDADCLVQPGWLQSMLSFMNPRVGFVAGPVAYTRTSRFLKSIEALEFLSLISVGAGAIGIGKPLICNSANAAYRRELYQQMSDSLPPTDFAAADELLMHFVHENTPYGVAFCSSPEALVTTDGADSISGFFLQRMRWVSMVGYLPAGYRFALTAVFLFFILVFVYLLSGFWTTNLAAAALAALAVKSVMDYRAVAPVCRHFGFGRLLRVFLPAELLYIPYVLVTAPLGTLIPTKWKGRATPRQSRSAPASASDPHTQNEK; encoded by the coding sequence GTGAACGTCACTGCAGGACTCATCATCTTGATGGCACTGGTTGCCCTGCTGTATGCTGCAGGGATCGAATGGCTTGCCAGCGGCACACGCAGCGTCCTGAGACAGGCCGGATCGTCGACTTGGCGACCACTCGTGTCGGTCATCATCGCAGCGCGTAACGAAGAGACCAGTATCGAGTCGTGTCTGACGTCCGTTCTGGTTAACGACTACCCTGATTTCGAGGTCATCGTCGTGGACGATGGCTCCACCGACGCGACACCTGGGATTATCCAGTCGATAGCTTCCCGGTCCAGCGGTGTCGGCAACCGGCTTAAGCTAGTGCGGTCGAACCCGGTCGGTAGAGGTTCAGGCAAAGTAGCCGCACTTGCCCGCGGTATTGAAGAGTCGTCGGGGGAAGTACTTGTTACGCTCGACGCAGACTGCCTCGTGCAGCCCGGGTGGCTGCAATCCATGCTGAGTTTTATGAACCCGCGCGTCGGCTTTGTCGCTGGACCCGTTGCATACACCCGGACGTCCCGGTTCCTCAAGAGTATCGAGGCGCTTGAGTTCCTGTCCCTTATCAGCGTTGGAGCGGGTGCGATCGGAATTGGAAAGCCTCTGATCTGCAACAGCGCGAATGCCGCGTATCGACGGGAGCTATACCAACAGATGTCAGATTCGCTGCCTCCAACCGACTTTGCTGCCGCCGACGAGTTGCTCATGCACTTCGTTCATGAGAACACACCGTACGGCGTCGCGTTCTGTTCTTCGCCGGAGGCGCTGGTCACTACAGACGGTGCGGATTCGATCAGCGGGTTCTTTTTGCAACGAATGCGCTGGGTGTCCATGGTCGGCTATCTCCCTGCCGGCTATCGTTTCGCGCTGACTGCTGTGTTCTTGTTCTTCATTCTCGTGTTCGTGTACCTGTTGAGCGGATTCTGGACCACGAATCTGGCTGCGGCTGCATTGGCCGCGCTGGCAGTGAAATCAGTGATGGACTATCGGGCGGTTGCTCCCGTGTGCCGCCATTTCGGCTTTGGACGATTGCTCCGCGTATTCCTCCCTGCCGAACTCCTCTACATCCCTTACGTACTCGTGACGGCACCGCTTGGTACGCTCATCCCGACGAAGTGGAAGGGACGAGCAACTCCCCGTCAGTCGCGATCGGCACCCGCGTCGGCGTCCGATCCACATACACAGAATGAGAAGTAG